A single Filimonas effusa DNA region contains:
- a CDS encoding PKD domain-containing protein has product MTRWKMMVAVLLIGACSTMESSAQSISNRGKDFWVSYPFNWFFENSNSQEMVLYFSAEEDAVVTLTSHLESGATWERIYNVAAGTVVSSDEIPKGGLNDSRLYDYAYPAGNGGQGLIKKAIHVHSTTPIVAYAHYMGNATSGAAMLLPVESWGQSYVTLNNKNYFGTQPSNTYFYISAAHDNTVVEITPKTSSRNERDFNGGASRAAGVPFTITLNKGQSYQFIGRNMADDLTGSRVKSIANSSGVCYPVAVYAGTSRTTLGCTGNGGSGDFIMQQCFPTQAWGSTFLTVPASNDAGANVLMTNIYRVLVKDPATVVKRNGVTLSSSTLVNGDYYQFNSGTPDFIEADKPIMVAQYFPSTGACPNSSGNGDPEMIYLSPREQAINRTGFYRNRLEAITTNYLTLVIPNKGTGLSSLKIDGVNVSSLALPATNLYIAPHPQNNDYSIVVRRWVSARAQCIVESDSSFTAITYGLGNVESYGYNAGTYINNLSAISAIHNTLDPANAMHEFTCINSPVKISALLRYQPTRLEWRLSPLASIMNPAADIVNNTPVADGTVVVKGEVRYKYTLSGDYLFNTPGVHEFSIFATHSSVETCDNTEEVKLSIEVKAKPEVDFIVNHPTGCSLDTVYLTGPDNSTENYRIRDWSWTFPAGASATGKDTLHVFGAGADQPIKLSVVTTDGCTSDTTKPITIYAPPVVSVSMSPADVCGGADVSFTPAVTYQGTSAVTGSYWDFGNGTILTPSNSDAQTVKYETGGSYTIRYAAKISETCVSDTLDKPVSIYNKPEVDITYPAGCLPADGVVDFVNNTSVSDAQTITSHQWNFGDGNATAANPNTSTQASPSHTYTAYGNYYVTYSAQTDKGCRVDTIIKAVFNLTPVLSYGSFSAVCADVAPFSVATASVTNGVPGSFEYSGAGTSSDGTFNPATAGPGTHTITATFTSDAKCVVIITSSVTVNAVPVTSFTIPVNGCLPSNGEVTFDNTSTISPAETLTWSWNFGDANATAGNENTSSLFEPSHKYKDGTYTISLTATSASGCAKETSVTAQLNVTPIVDYPALTAVCESAVPYSIAIATVNGAVVSGGSYSGKGLSVNGMFDPAAAGAGIHEVTYSYTTAGGCKEDASSSIEVYARPTAVFTIDKDPCSGEAIHVVPGAQTGTQTWSWKIGGNAVGTYANNNAFDIPALSAAGTYKVEVATTNPLGCTNEASENIIVHPLPTADFNVPVKICVPGSATFTNTSSVGDNAALSYEWTFSDAPSTIIRDKDPVRSYTSTTSHSAILKVTSAYGCQASSSAKTVSDFYPAPTADFMINPSEICQGADIAFADASTPSGSVTAWNWQFSDGVTSNSQSPVRKFDNAGTYSVSLTTGNAAGCYSVPVSKSVTVHLQPQIDAGRSFVALLGTSVQFEATANSSLLSFSWSPAVGLSNPNTLRPSLIVNTDATYVLTAVGEYNCAAKDSLTVKVLRTVVVPNAFSPNNDRVNDRWEIPNLSDYPNSVVSVFNRYGQKVFESRGYATSWDGRSSGKELPMGTYYYIINLGDGSKAMTGAVTIIR; this is encoded by the coding sequence ATGACGAGATGGAAAATGATGGTTGCTGTTCTATTGATTGGAGCATGTTCGACTATGGAATCTTCTGCGCAAAGTATCTCTAACCGGGGGAAGGATTTTTGGGTCAGCTATCCTTTTAACTGGTTTTTCGAGAATAGCAATTCGCAGGAGATGGTACTGTATTTCAGTGCAGAAGAAGATGCTGTTGTTACGCTGACGTCTCATCTTGAAAGCGGCGCTACATGGGAGCGTATTTATAATGTAGCAGCCGGAACTGTTGTGAGTTCTGATGAAATACCCAAAGGCGGTCTTAATGACAGCCGTTTATATGATTATGCTTATCCTGCAGGTAACGGCGGTCAGGGGCTTATAAAAAAGGCTATTCATGTTCATAGCACCACGCCTATTGTTGCTTATGCGCACTATATGGGAAACGCCACTTCCGGTGCTGCCATGTTGCTGCCAGTGGAATCATGGGGACAATCTTATGTTACGCTTAATAATAAAAACTATTTTGGCACCCAGCCGAGTAATACCTATTTCTATATTTCGGCAGCTCATGATAATACTGTTGTAGAGATAACACCAAAGACATCGTCCCGGAATGAGAGGGATTTCAATGGTGGTGCCTCCAGGGCTGCCGGCGTGCCTTTTACAATTACGCTGAATAAGGGACAGAGCTACCAATTTATTGGCAGGAATATGGCTGATGATCTTACAGGCAGCAGAGTAAAAAGTATTGCCAACAGCAGCGGTGTATGTTATCCTGTTGCTGTTTATGCGGGAACCAGCCGTACAACATTGGGTTGCACGGGTAATGGAGGCAGCGGTGATTTTATTATGCAACAGTGTTTTCCTACACAGGCCTGGGGATCAACCTTTTTAACTGTACCGGCCAGTAATGATGCCGGCGCCAATGTTTTAATGACGAATATTTACCGGGTGCTGGTAAAAGATCCTGCTACTGTGGTGAAAAGAAATGGGGTAACCCTCTCCTCGTCGACCCTTGTAAATGGCGATTATTACCAGTTTAATTCAGGAACTCCTGACTTTATAGAGGCAGATAAGCCAATTATGGTGGCGCAGTATTTTCCTTCAACGGGAGCCTGCCCTAATTCTTCGGGTAACGGTGATCCTGAAATGATTTACCTCAGTCCGCGTGAACAAGCTATTAACAGAACAGGATTTTACAGGAACAGGCTGGAGGCTATTACCACCAACTATCTAACGCTTGTTATACCAAACAAGGGCACGGGCTTATCTTCACTGAAGATTGACGGCGTTAATGTTAGCAGCCTGGCATTACCGGCGACGAACCTCTATATCGCACCGCATCCCCAGAATAACGACTATTCAATAGTTGTGAGAAGATGGGTGTCGGCCAGGGCGCAATGTATTGTTGAAAGCGACTCTTCTTTTACGGCTATTACTTATGGCTTAGGCAATGTTGAAAGTTACGGCTATAATGCAGGAACCTATATTAATAATCTTAGTGCGATTAGTGCTATTCATAATACATTGGATCCTGCCAATGCTATGCATGAGTTTACCTGTATCAATTCTCCCGTAAAGATATCGGCCCTGCTGCGTTATCAGCCTACCCGCCTGGAGTGGCGTTTAAGTCCCCTGGCCAGTATCATGAACCCTGCTGCCGATATCGTCAATAATACCCCTGTAGCTGACGGTACTGTGGTTGTTAAAGGAGAAGTACGTTATAAATATACTTTAAGTGGAGACTATTTATTTAATACGCCCGGGGTGCATGAGTTCTCTATTTTCGCAACACACTCCAGTGTTGAAACCTGTGACAATACCGAAGAAGTAAAGTTGTCTATCGAGGTTAAGGCAAAGCCGGAAGTTGATTTTATAGTAAATCACCCTACCGGTTGTTCTTTGGATACGGTATACTTAACCGGTCCTGATAATTCGACTGAAAACTATAGAATAAGAGATTGGAGCTGGACGTTTCCTGCAGGCGCCTCCGCGACAGGTAAGGATACGCTTCATGTTTTTGGAGCAGGAGCAGACCAGCCTATCAAGTTGTCTGTAGTAACCACTGACGGATGCACCTCTGATACAACCAAGCCGATAACTATTTATGCTCCTCCTGTGGTAAGCGTTAGTATGTCTCCAGCAGATGTATGCGGTGGGGCAGATGTTAGTTTTACACCTGCGGTTACTTACCAGGGAACGTCGGCTGTAACAGGCAGCTATTGGGATTTTGGAAATGGTACCATACTGACGCCGTCTAATAGCGATGCGCAAACTGTTAAGTACGAGACTGGTGGTTCCTATACTATACGATATGCGGCAAAGATCTCTGAAACCTGTGTCAGTGATACACTTGATAAGCCTGTTTCTATTTACAATAAGCCCGAGGTGGATATCACTTATCCTGCCGGTTGTTTGCCGGCTGATGGTGTGGTTGACTTTGTGAATAATACAAGCGTATCCGACGCGCAAACAATTACCAGTCATCAATGGAATTTCGGAGATGGCAATGCCACTGCTGCGAATCCCAATACGTCGACACAGGCAAGTCCTTCGCACACCTATACAGCATATGGTAATTATTATGTTACCTATAGTGCGCAAACAGATAAAGGCTGCAGGGTAGATACTATCATCAAGGCAGTTTTTAATCTGACGCCAGTGCTCAGCTATGGCAGTTTTTCTGCGGTATGTGCCGATGTTGCTCCATTTTCGGTGGCTACTGCTTCGGTGACTAATGGAGTGCCAGGTAGTTTTGAATATAGTGGCGCCGGAACCAGCAGTGACGGTACTTTCAATCCTGCTACGGCGGGCCCCGGAACGCATACTATAACGGCAACGTTTACTTCTGATGCCAAATGTGTTGTTATTATAACATCTTCTGTTACCGTAAATGCAGTGCCGGTTACCAGTTTTACCATACCAGTAAACGGCTGCTTACCTTCCAACGGCGAAGTTACTTTTGATAATACTTCAACTATCAGTCCAGCGGAAACATTAACCTGGTCGTGGAATTTTGGGGACGCCAATGCTACTGCCGGCAATGAAAATACGTCTTCCTTGTTTGAGCCTTCACATAAGTACAAGGACGGAACTTATACGATTAGCCTTACGGCAACTTCTGCTTCCGGCTGTGCGAAAGAAACAAGCGTAACTGCTCAGCTTAACGTAACGCCAATAGTTGACTATCCTGCTCTTACTGCAGTTTGTGAAAGTGCGGTTCCTTATTCCATAGCCATTGCAACTGTTAACGGTGCTGTTGTATCGGGAGGGTCTTACAGTGGTAAGGGATTAAGTGTGAATGGCATGTTTGATCCTGCAGCTGCCGGTGCCGGCATACATGAAGTGACTTATTCCTATACAACTGCCGGCGGGTGTAAAGAGGATGCCTCAAGTAGTATAGAAGTATATGCGCGTCCTACTGCTGTCTTTACGATAGATAAGGATCCCTGCAGCGGAGAAGCAATACATGTAGTGCCTGGAGCGCAAACCGGTACTCAAACCTGGAGCTGGAAGATTGGTGGCAATGCTGTTGGTACTTACGCCAATAACAATGCATTTGACATACCTGCGCTTTCGGCGGCGGGAACTTATAAGGTGGAGGTTGCTACAACTAACCCGCTTGGCTGTACTAATGAGGCGAGTGAAAATATTATTGTTCACCCGCTGCCGACAGCAGATTTTAATGTGCCGGTGAAAATATGCGTTCCCGGTTCTGCTACATTTACCAATACGAGCTCAGTAGGGGATAATGCTGCACTGAGTTATGAATGGACTTTCAGTGATGCTCCTTCGACTATTATAAGAGACAAAGATCCTGTTCGCAGCTATACGAGTACCACGAGCCATAGCGCAATACTTAAAGTAACTTCTGCCTATGGATGTCAGGCGAGCAGTTCCGCTAAAACAGTCAGCGACTTTTACCCGGCTCCTACAGCTGATTTCATGATTAATCCTTCCGAAATCTGCCAGGGTGCAGATATCGCTTTTGCCGATGCCAGCACACCCAGTGGTTCAGTGACTGCCTGGAACTGGCAATTCAGCGATGGCGTCACCAGCAATAGCCAATCGCCGGTAAGGAAATTTGACAACGCAGGTACATACAGTGTAAGTCTTACTACCGGGAATGCAGCGGGTTGTTATTCTGTGCCCGTGTCAAAATCTGTTACTGTTCATTTGCAGCCTCAGATAGATGCAGGCAGGTCATTTGTTGCCCTGTTGGGAACCAGTGTGCAGTTTGAGGCTACAGCCAATTCCTCTTTGCTTTCGTTCTCCTGGTCGCCGGCAGTTGGTCTTTCCAATCCTAATACGTTAAGGCCTTCCCTTATTGTAAACACTGATGCTACTTATGTGCTAACTGCGGTGGGTGAATATAATTGTGCGGCCAAAGATTCGCTAACCGTAAAGGTGCTTAGAACTGTTGTCGTTCCCAATGCGTTTTCTCCCAACAACGATCGTGTGAACGACCGGTGGGAGATACCCAACCTGTCTGACTATCCCAATAGCGTGGTTAGCGTTTTCAATCGTTACGGGCAAAAGGTATTTGAATCAAGAGGCTATGCCACTTCGTGGGATGGGCGGAGTAGCGGGAAGGAATTGCCAATGGGAACGTATTACTATATAATAAACCTGGGTGACGGCTCTAAAGCAATGACGGGAGCGGTGACCATAATACGATAA
- a CDS encoding PorP/SprF family type IX secretion system membrane protein, protein MRNKYKLMLLVLVLCAARLNAQVDPHFSGYYIYPSWLNPALTGTFDGSYRVAAIYRNQWASISAPFETIGVNGEFTTEKNLNVGVSLLRQTAGDGGYSYTTGYGSVSYTGLKFGKEGMHRVHFGLQAGFIQRRFDRSKLSFGSQWNAVTGYNPNLTPNEELSRTSAAAFDAGAGVMYFDATPGKKLNLFGGFAASHLSQPDDKFSATGTEKVPVRYTIHAGARIAVSNEFSITPNVLYLRQRSAEEKMIGAYGQYIISDETNLMGGINYRFKDAFSPFVGFTYKNIMFGAAYDVNNSDLGKIVNGANSFEFSITIIGLKKTKTPEVEFVCPRL, encoded by the coding sequence ATGAGAAATAAATACAAACTGATGCTGTTGGTGCTGGTATTATGTGCTGCCAGGTTGAATGCCCAGGTAGATCCGCATTTTTCCGGTTATTACATTTACCCTTCGTGGTTAAACCCGGCGCTTACGGGTACTTTTGATGGCAGTTACCGGGTGGCTGCTATTTACCGGAATCAGTGGGCCAGTATTAGCGCTCCATTTGAGACGATAGGCGTAAACGGAGAGTTTACGACCGAAAAGAATCTCAATGTCGGCGTTAGCTTGCTGCGCCAGACTGCCGGTGATGGCGGTTATTCGTATACTACAGGTTATGGTTCTGTTTCGTATACCGGGTTAAAGTTTGGTAAGGAAGGCATGCACCGTGTTCATTTTGGTTTGCAGGCTGGGTTTATACAACGGCGTTTTGACCGGAGTAAACTTTCGTTTGGCAGCCAGTGGAATGCGGTAACCGGCTACAATCCTAATCTTACGCCTAATGAAGAGTTAAGCAGAACTTCTGCTGCAGCATTTGATGCCGGAGCCGGCGTTATGTATTTTGATGCTACTCCCGGCAAAAAGCTGAACCTGTTTGGTGGCTTTGCTGCATCACATCTCTCACAGCCTGATGATAAGTTCAGTGCTACCGGTACAGAAAAGGTTCCTGTTCGTTATACTATTCATGCGGGAGCCCGTATTGCAGTTTCAAACGAGTTCAGCATAACGCCTAATGTGCTATACCTGCGGCAGCGCAGTGCCGAAGAAAAAATGATAGGAGCTTATGGTCAATATATCATCAGTGATGAAACTAACCTGATGGGCGGTATCAACTACAGGTTTAAAGACGCGTTCTCTCCTTTCGTAGGGTTTACCTATAAGAATATTATGTTCGGCGCTGCTTATGATGTAAACAATTCTGATCTTGGTAAAATCGTAAATGGCGCTAACAGCTTTGAGTTCTCTATCACCATTATAGGCCTGAAGAAAACTAAGACTCCGGAAGTAGAGTTTGTATGTCCCAGATTGTAA
- a CDS encoding OmpA family protein encodes MQLIHHPKSVILSVAVAACILSGTMASAQLAADYRKAADNYFKRGDYSSAISYYEKYLNGGKAKQAEFDPYTSKMAGKQVPPSDKLQAVYQLAESWRLLKNYTNAAPLYAQIADDYNTYPLGRYHYATSLRALGKYSEAEKALKDFLATYTTEDQYKKAAQREILNLQFIQEQLGRGAAAYVVQPVSGGRTGASYAPVQLTPDTLLFTATWPDSSAPANKVHVNRLYKAVFSEGAIAGVTRANEIPSGQMHEGVASVSADGNTLYLTRWSVNKDKKSASIYISKKSTDGVKWSNPSLLDTIVNTPGSNTQQPFLTPDGKHLLYASDRPGGLGGYDLWMAELDVQGKPVSTVNLGNVINTSFNEQAPYYHAASSTLVFATDGRTGMGGYDLFYSKGAIGYWGQPENFGYPVNSVKDDMYFVSYGKGKKILESVLLSSDRADVCCLELFHLAKKDPLKQVIGQVVACDTKTPLPGVAITVVDIASGKQVYSGATDADGIYSFTIESATPLSSVATLKGYYTTSQSMQLPDAADELDSLVSTPVCMQKEVVVTENITVLRNVYYEFAKADIRPESFASLDDVVDFLKKNTDVKAEIGGHTDNKGSDELNLRLSEARAVNVVNYLVSKGIEKNRLIAKGYGATQPIAPNVNEDGSDNPEGREKNRRTEMKILK; translated from the coding sequence ATGCAATTGATACATCATCCTAAATCAGTTATACTAAGCGTTGCGGTTGCTGCCTGCATCCTGTCAGGAACAATGGCATCTGCACAGCTGGCTGCCGATTACCGGAAAGCAGCCGATAATTATTTCAAACGTGGAGATTATTCTTCTGCCATATCGTACTATGAAAAGTACCTTAACGGCGGAAAGGCGAAGCAGGCGGAGTTTGATCCTTACACATCAAAGATGGCGGGTAAGCAGGTGCCGCCTTCGGATAAACTCCAGGCAGTATACCAGCTGGCGGAAAGCTGGCGTTTGCTGAAAAATTATACCAATGCTGCTCCTTTATATGCCCAGATAGCAGATGATTATAACACCTACCCATTGGGCAGGTATCATTATGCCACTTCGTTACGTGCATTGGGAAAATATTCCGAGGCTGAAAAAGCGCTGAAGGATTTCCTGGCAACTTACACAACAGAAGACCAGTATAAGAAGGCAGCACAGCGGGAAATCCTTAACCTGCAGTTTATACAGGAACAGTTAGGGAGAGGCGCTGCTGCTTATGTAGTGCAACCTGTCAGCGGGGGAAGAACCGGCGCCAGTTATGCGCCGGTTCAGCTGACTCCGGATACTTTGTTGTTTACTGCCACCTGGCCGGATAGCAGCGCTCCTGCAAATAAAGTGCATGTAAACCGGTTGTATAAAGCTGTATTTTCCGAAGGGGCTATTGCTGGTGTGACCAGGGCTAATGAAATTCCTTCAGGCCAGATGCATGAAGGTGTAGCTTCGGTCAGTGCCGATGGTAATACGTTGTATCTTACCCGCTGGTCCGTTAATAAGGATAAAAAGTCGGCTTCTATTTATATCAGTAAAAAGAGTACTGATGGGGTGAAGTGGAGTAATCCTTCGTTGCTGGATACCATTGTAAATACTCCTGGATCCAATACCCAGCAGCCATTCCTGACGCCTGACGGCAAACACCTGCTTTATGCAAGTGACAGACCTGGTGGGCTGGGTGGTTACGATCTGTGGATGGCTGAACTGGATGTGCAGGGGAAACCTGTAAGTACAGTGAACCTGGGAAATGTTATCAATACCAGCTTTAATGAACAGGCTCCCTACTATCATGCGGCTTCTTCAACCCTTGTGTTTGCAACTGACGGCAGAACAGGTATGGGCGGATACGATCTGTTTTATTCCAAAGGAGCTATTGGTTACTGGGGACAGCCTGAGAATTTTGGCTACCCGGTTAACTCAGTTAAAGACGATATGTATTTCGTAAGTTATGGCAAGGGTAAGAAGATACTCGAAAGTGTACTATTGAGTTCTGACCGGGCCGATGTTTGCTGCCTGGAACTATTTCACCTGGCTAAAAAGGATCCGCTGAAACAAGTAATAGGACAGGTTGTAGCCTGTGATACTAAAACTCCGCTTCCGGGAGTGGCGATTACAGTGGTTGATATTGCCAGCGGTAAGCAAGTTTACAGCGGTGCAACGGATGCGGACGGCATTTATTCTTTTACGATAGAATCTGCTACGCCACTTAGCAGTGTGGCAACGCTTAAGGGATATTATACCACTTCCCAATCCATGCAACTTCCTGACGCGGCAGATGAACTGGATAGCCTTGTAAGCACTCCTGTTTGTATGCAGAAAGAAGTGGTTGTAACAGAGAATATCACAGTGCTAAGGAATGTATACTATGAATTTGCCAAAGCTGATATAAGGCCGGAGTCGTTTGCATCGCTTGATGATGTTGTTGATTTCCTGAAAAAGAATACTGACGTAAAAGCGGAGATAGGCGGCCATACGGATAATAAAGGCTCTGATGAACTGAATCTCAGGCTTTCAGAGGCGCGTGCGGTTAATGTGGTGAATTACCTGGTAAGTAAGGGGATTGAAAAGAACCGTTTAATAGCCAAAGGTTATGGAGCTACTCAACCTATAGCGCCTAATGTTAATGAAGATGGTTCTGATAATCCTGAAGGACGCGAAAAGAACAGACGTACTGAAATGAAAATACTGAAGTAG